GGCCACCCGCTATCACCTGCTGACCTTCGCCAGCGAGGACGCCCGCGCCCGCGCCTCCGGCCGCCTGCCCTACAAGGTGGACGTCACCCTCAACGTGGCCGAAGTGCTGGATGACGAGGACATGCCCGCCAGCGGCGGCGAACGGGAAGAACGCAGCGAAGGGGAATTCAGCATCACCGCCATCACGGACAATGCCGGCAACTTCGTCCCGCCCCGGGATCTGGAGATCCGTCTGCAGACCCTGCCCACGGACGAAGGCTACTGGCTGGACACCGGCGTCGTGAACGCCGCCAACTAGCGACGGACAGACAGGAGCATCATCATGCAGGAACAAGACATCCAGCTGGCAGCACGCTGTGCCCGTCTGGCGGAACAGTCGCGCCATGCCGCCGCCTGGCTGGCCGACAATCGCGAGACCGTGGGCAGCGAATGCACCACGCTGCAAAAAGAGATGCGCCGGGCCGCCCGCTTTTTCGGCAAGTGCGAACAGGCCGCCCGCCGCAAGATGTGCGTGGGCGTCTTCGGCCCCAGCCAGTCCGGCAAATCCTACCTCATCTCGGCCCTGGCCCGCGACAGCCGCGGCGATCTGCTGGCGGACTTCTGCGGCCGCACATCGGATTTCATCACCGAGATCAATCCCGAGGGCGGCAAGGAATCCACCGGCCTGGTGACCCGCTTCACCACCACGCCGCCCCAGGGGCTGACGCCGGAATTCCCCATCCGTCTGCGCCTGCTTTCCGAGATGGACGTGGTCCGTGTGCTGGCCAATACCTATTATGCCGACTGCGAGCACAAGCAGATGCCCGATGCCGACGCCATGCGGTCCGCCCTCGAACGTCTGACGCAGACGGCCCGCCAGTCGTCGCCCGGCGTCAGCAGCATCACCGCTGATGACATGGAAGACCTGCGCGAATACCTCAACCGCAACTTCCTTTCCAAGCCGCGCGTCCAGATGCTGCAACAGGGCTACTGGACACAGGCCGTCAGCCTGGCCCCCCTGCTGCCCCTGAGCTACCGGGCGGAACTTTTCGGCATCATCTGGAACAGCCAGCCCAAATTCCAGCAGCTCTTCCTCGAACTTTGCCAGGCCCTGGAGGCCCTGGGCAACCCGGCCGAGGCCGACTGCCCGCTGGAGGCCCTGCTGCCGCGCCAGACCAGCATCATCGACGTGGCCCTGCTGGCCGGGCTGGGGACCGGCAGTACGGAAGACCGCCTGACCCTGCTGGGCACGGGGGGACGCAAGGCCGCCCTGCCCCGTGCCGTGGTCACTGCCCTGACGGCGGAGATCACCATCTTCATGAGGGAACAGCCGGACGACTTCTTTTCCTACACGGACCTGCTGGACTTTCCTGGCTACCGCTCCCGCCTCAAGATCCTGGACCTGGACAAGGAGCTGGAACGCGAGGGCGCGCTGCAGAACCTTTTCCTGCGCGGCAAGGTGGCCTACCTGTTCGAACGCTATTGCGAAGAGCATGAACTGACCAGCATGCTGCTCTGCATCGGCCCCGGCAACCAGGAAGTGCAGGATCTGCCCCGTGCCGTGTACGACTGGATCTGCTCCACCCACGGCGAAGACCCGGCCCACCGTGCCGGAAAGGCGCCCTCCCTGTTTTTCGTGCTCACCAAGATGGACATGGAGTTCGAGAAAAAAGCCGGATCGCCTTCCGTGGAACAGCGCTGGAACACGCGCCTGCAGTCCTCCCTGCTGGACTTTTTCGGAAAGCAGCATGACTGGCCCACCAACTGGGACGGCGCCCACCCCTTCCGCAACATCTTCCTGTTGCGCAACCCCAATTTCCGTTGCGAGGCCATCTTCACCTTCGATGCCCAGGGCAACGAAAGCGGCATCCGTCCCGACCAGACCGCCTATGTGGAAGAAGTGCGCCGGGCCTTTGTGGATTCGCCGCTGGTGCGCCGCCATGTGGATGATCCCGAAGCCGTCTGGCAGGCGGCCATGACGCTCA
This is a stretch of genomic DNA from Desulfovibrio piger. It encodes these proteins:
- a CDS encoding virulence factor SrfC family protein, with the translated sequence MQEQDIQLAARCARLAEQSRHAAAWLADNRETVGSECTTLQKEMRRAARFFGKCEQAARRKMCVGVFGPSQSGKSYLISALARDSRGDLLADFCGRTSDFITEINPEGGKESTGLVTRFTTTPPQGLTPEFPIRLRLLSEMDVVRVLANTYYADCEHKQMPDADAMRSALERLTQTARQSSPGVSSITADDMEDLREYLNRNFLSKPRVQMLQQGYWTQAVSLAPLLPLSYRAELFGIIWNSQPKFQQLFLELCQALEALGNPAEADCPLEALLPRQTSIIDVALLAGLGTGSTEDRLTLLGTGGRKAALPRAVVTALTAEITIFMREQPDDFFSYTDLLDFPGYRSRLKILDLDKELEREGALQNLFLRGKVAYLFERYCEEHELTSMLLCIGPGNQEVQDLPRAVYDWICSTHGEDPAHRAGKAPSLFFVLTKMDMEFEKKAGSPSVEQRWNTRLQSSLLDFFGKQHDWPTNWDGAHPFRNIFLLRNPNFRCEAIFTFDAQGNESGIRPDQTAYVEEVRRAFVDSPLVRRHVDDPEAVWQAAMTLNDGGISLLRQRLRPLCNPELKRHQIGVGLDEQAERVLTALRVYYQSDDREELRRQKEALARDLAVLLARVAQNQTFGEMLHRLQVSDHDLYVLCAQVTSATPEAENGGAAPASIGVRVSQQDILDELFGDEAPVATGMPGTPPVTGKDGAAELAEAVFDAWVEQARQFAADAETRTFFAMPARELDQFCHELLLSAQRCRVRQQMEEDLRACSAYSNLERERLLWKQASLAADAINAFVDWLGFDPRRHSEQERTILFRDKPVVLFPAVSDPVGEPLIGEVEAPYDRQWYTDWLRALMHGITANADFDGRQIRNPQQNKRLYDILQAFKG